One segment of Actinomyces sp. 432 DNA contains the following:
- a CDS encoding MarR family transcriptional regulator, which produces MNDGPYALADQTRSVEATGAEWEILAVLSADEALSVRDVAKATGKTLTALRPVLRELVERGLVVATAPPTSRRRKYLLAGM; this is translated from the coding sequence ATGAATGACGGCCCCTATGCGCTCGCCGATCAGACAAGGAGCGTTGAGGCGACGGGAGCTGAGTGGGAGATCCTTGCCGTCCTGAGTGCGGACGAAGCTCTTTCCGTTCGGGATGTAGCAAAGGCTACGGGTAAGACGCTAACTGCGCTTCGGCCGGTGTTGCGGGAACTTGTCGAGCGTGGCTTGGTGGTCGCGACGGCGCCGCCTACGAGCCGCCGCCGTAAGTACCTGCTCGCAGGCATGTGA
- a CDS encoding Rid family detoxifying hydrolase gives MSTAVQTAIATTSAPAAVGPYSQAVSTGAGSGATVYISGQVPLDPATGKLVDGGIVAQAERVLTNIGAILQAAGLGYEHVVKTTVLLADIADFAAVNEVYARFFTGAVLPARAAFQVAALPLGAGVEIEAVAVRP, from the coding sequence ATGTCGACCGCTGTACAGACCGCCATTGCCACTACCAGCGCCCCGGCCGCCGTCGGACCCTACTCCCAGGCCGTGTCCACCGGCGCGGGCAGCGGCGCCACCGTCTACATCTCCGGGCAGGTGCCGCTCGACCCGGCCACCGGCAAGCTGGTCGACGGCGGCATCGTGGCCCAGGCCGAGCGGGTGCTGACCAACATCGGCGCAATCCTTCAGGCCGCCGGCCTGGGGTACGAGCACGTCGTCAAGACCACGGTGCTGCTGGCGGACATCGCCGACTTCGCCGCCGTCAACGAGGTCTATGCGCGCTTCTTCACCGGCGCGGTGCTGCCCGCCCGGGCGGCCTTCCAGGTGGCGGCGCTGCCGCTGGGCGCGGGCGTGGAGATCGAGGCCGTCGCGGTGCGCCCCTGA
- a CDS encoding ATP-binding protein, with protein MTDEELEKHVVAQGLERGSYKRVGDADKRLTTYEVHLLRTRNVNDHADRQPVGGRTFADLDPDLVSRTVERVRASGSRALTGLAPDDHVSALQRLNALTVDGTPTLAGYLALGTYPQQEYPQLTIDVTVHPGTAKSQDPTVRFLDRRNCDGPLPQAIDDAVHTVMRNLRTRRIVEGTRGTDIPEIPEDVLREAIANAVMHRDYSHFVTGQQVAVNVYADRVEVINPGGFWGDRTKENVTDGHSASRSRESCRRRSPGGYE; from the coding sequence GTGACTGACGAGGAACTTGAGAAACACGTCGTCGCACAGGGCCTGGAACGGGGAAGCTATAAGCGAGTCGGCGACGCGGACAAGCGCCTGACCACGTACGAGGTACACCTCCTGAGGACTCGGAATGTCAACGATCATGCCGATCGCCAGCCTGTTGGCGGGCGGACCTTCGCAGATCTCGATCCGGACCTGGTGAGCCGCACGGTGGAAAGGGTGCGGGCAAGCGGCTCGCGTGCACTCACAGGGCTTGCCCCGGATGATCACGTATCCGCACTGCAGAGGCTTAACGCTCTTACGGTCGACGGCACTCCCACCCTGGCCGGCTATCTGGCTCTCGGTACTTACCCACAACAGGAGTATCCCCAGCTGACCATCGATGTAACCGTTCATCCTGGTACCGCCAAGTCTCAGGACCCCACCGTCAGATTCCTAGACCGCCGTAACTGTGATGGTCCACTGCCGCAGGCAATTGACGATGCCGTACACACCGTCATGCGCAACCTACGCACGCGTCGAATCGTTGAAGGTACCCGTGGCACCGACATTCCCGAGATTCCGGAGGACGTCCTGCGGGAGGCAATTGCCAACGCGGTCATGCACCGCGACTACTCCCACTTCGTTACAGGGCAGCAGGTTGCTGTCAATGTGTATGCCGATCGCGTCGAGGTCATCAACCCTGGCGGCTTCTGGGGTGATCGCACCAAGGAAAACGTCACCGATGGACACTCTGCGTCACGTTCTCGCGAGTCTTGTCGCCGACGGTCTCCTGGTGGGTATGAATGA
- the pgm gene encoding phosphoglucomutase (alpha-D-glucose-1,6-bisphosphate-dependent), giving the protein MHERAGLPAQPEDLIDVDEVVNAYYELVPDPAIPAQKVVFGTSGHRGSSLDTAFNEAHIVATTAAIVEYRRSQGTDGVLYIGRDTHALSEPAWRTAIEVLSGAGVTTAIDARGSYTPTPAVSHSILLANGAGTESGVRTTGPGLADGIVVTPSHNPPRDGGFKYNPPHGGPADSDATSWIAARANELLADGWRDVPRVPIAEALDGNYVVKHDYLETYVADLENVIDMDAIRDAGVRIGADPLGGASVDYWGAIGERYGLDLTVVNPKVDPAWSFMTLDWDGKIRMDCSSPNAMASLRNAMTPDADGNTPYDVATGNDADSDRHGIVTPDGLMNPNHYLAVAIEYLFTHRPGWPVDAAVGKTLVSSSLIDRVVAAMGRKLVEVPVGFKHFVPGLLDGSVGFGGEESAGASFLRKDGTVWSTDKDGIILALLASEIIAVTGKTPSQLHEEQVERFGASAYARIDAAATKEEKAKLAALSPQDVTATELAGEPITDRLVRAPGNDAPIGGLKVTTANAWFAARPSGTEDVYKIYAESFKGADHLAQVQEEAKQVVSAALGG; this is encoded by the coding sequence ATGCACGAACGCGCAGGACTTCCCGCCCAACCAGAGGACCTCATTGACGTCGATGAGGTCGTCAACGCCTACTACGAACTTGTCCCCGACCCCGCGATCCCGGCCCAGAAGGTCGTCTTCGGCACCTCCGGCCACCGCGGCTCCTCCCTGGACACCGCTTTCAACGAGGCTCACATCGTCGCCACCACGGCGGCAATCGTCGAGTACCGGCGTTCCCAGGGAACCGACGGCGTGCTCTACATCGGCCGCGACACCCACGCCCTGTCCGAGCCGGCCTGGCGCACCGCCATCGAGGTGCTCTCGGGCGCCGGCGTCACCACCGCGATCGACGCCCGCGGCTCCTACACGCCCACCCCCGCCGTCTCGCACTCGATCCTGCTGGCAAACGGCGCCGGCACCGAGTCCGGCGTGCGCACCACCGGCCCCGGCCTGGCCGACGGCATCGTCGTCACCCCCTCGCACAACCCGCCCCGCGACGGCGGCTTCAAGTACAACCCGCCCCACGGCGGCCCCGCCGACTCCGACGCCACCAGCTGGATCGCCGCGCGCGCCAATGAGCTCCTGGCCGACGGCTGGCGCGATGTGCCGCGCGTGCCGATCGCCGAGGCCCTGGACGGCAACTACGTCGTCAAGCACGACTACCTCGAGACCTACGTGGCCGACCTCGAGAACGTCATCGATATGGATGCCATCCGCGACGCCGGCGTGCGCATCGGGGCCGACCCCCTGGGCGGCGCCTCGGTGGACTACTGGGGCGCCATCGGCGAGCGCTACGGGCTGGACCTGACCGTGGTCAACCCGAAGGTCGACCCTGCCTGGTCCTTCATGACCCTGGACTGGGACGGCAAGATCCGCATGGACTGCTCCTCCCCCAACGCCATGGCTTCACTGCGCAACGCCATGACCCCCGACGCCGACGGCAACACCCCCTACGACGTCGCCACCGGTAACGACGCCGACTCCGACCGCCACGGCATCGTCACCCCCGACGGGCTGATGAACCCCAACCACTACCTGGCCGTTGCCATCGAGTACCTGTTCACGCACCGGCCCGGTTGGCCCGTGGACGCCGCCGTCGGCAAGACACTGGTGTCCTCCAGCCTCATCGACCGAGTCGTGGCCGCCATGGGCCGCAAGCTGGTGGAGGTGCCGGTCGGCTTCAAGCACTTCGTGCCCGGCCTGCTGGACGGCTCCGTCGGCTTCGGCGGCGAGGAGAGCGCCGGCGCCTCCTTCCTGCGCAAGGACGGCACCGTGTGGAGCACGGACAAGGACGGCATCATCCTGGCCCTGCTGGCCAGTGAGATCATCGCCGTCACCGGCAAGACCCCCTCCCAGCTGCACGAGGAGCAGGTGGAGCGCTTCGGCGCCTCCGCCTACGCCCGCATCGACGCCGCCGCCACCAAGGAGGAGAAGGCCAAGCTGGCCGCGCTGTCGCCGCAGGACGTCACCGCCACCGAGCTGGCCGGGGAGCCGATCACCGACCGCCTGGTGCGCGCCCCCGGCAACGACGCCCCCATCGGCGGGCTCAAGGTCACTACCGCCAACGCCTGGTTCGCCGCGCGCCCCTCGGGCACCGAGGACGTGTACAAGATCTACGCCGAGTCCTTCAAGGGCGCCGACCACCTGGCGCAGGTCCAGGAGGAGGCCAAGCAGGTGGTCTCCGCCGCCCTCGGCGGCTGA
- a CDS encoding Gfo/Idh/MocA family protein — translation MSSDAHTTDHAPVPAARTPAHPRHPSAPATTRPYSAPMPDQSPAPPSGGPVRFGVVGAGWRARFFLRLATMAPGRLECVGVLARRGEARAALAEEFGVATTDSLDGLRARSPELVVPSASWAAMPDLIRELVDRRTPVLAETPPAPDPDSLRSLWHDVGASSLVQVAEQYTRMPGHAARLAAIRAGAIGTPAWAQVSSTHGYHAVSLLRHFLADDAAPLAGPVTVTARSFPVPLLQPLGRDGWSAVPAVESGQTVLATLAFDSGRTGVYEFTSNQWHNPLLSRRVLVRGTLGEIVDDAVTRWVPDAGAVTSRIEYRRTGRDLNLEGNDLIHASLDGRVLYRNPWVGTRMSEDDLAVATILQDTGLWVREEGPAPYPLAQACQDHLLSCAIDQAAASGRDVTTDVEDWA, via the coding sequence GTGAGCAGCGACGCCCACACCACCGACCATGCCCCCGTCCCGGCCGCACGTACGCCCGCCCACCCGCGCCACCCCTCCGCGCCCGCGACGACCCGCCCCTACAGCGCCCCCATGCCCGACCAGAGCCCGGCCCCGCCGTCGGGCGGGCCGGTGCGCTTCGGCGTCGTCGGCGCGGGCTGGCGCGCCCGCTTCTTCCTGCGCCTGGCCACCATGGCCCCCGGGCGGCTGGAGTGCGTGGGCGTCCTGGCGCGCCGCGGCGAGGCTCGCGCGGCCCTGGCCGAGGAGTTCGGCGTCGCCACCACCGACTCCCTCGACGGCCTGCGAGCCCGCTCCCCCGAGCTGGTCGTGCCGTCGGCGAGCTGGGCCGCCATGCCGGACCTCATCCGTGAACTGGTGGACCGCCGCACCCCCGTCCTGGCGGAGACTCCGCCCGCACCCGACCCCGACTCGCTGCGCTCCCTGTGGCACGACGTCGGCGCCTCCAGCCTGGTACAGGTCGCCGAGCAGTACACGCGCATGCCCGGTCACGCCGCCCGCCTCGCGGCCATCCGCGCCGGCGCCATCGGCACGCCCGCCTGGGCGCAGGTCTCCTCCACGCACGGCTACCACGCCGTCTCCCTGCTGCGGCACTTCCTCGCCGACGACGCCGCCCCGCTCGCCGGCCCCGTCACCGTCACCGCCCGCAGCTTCCCGGTACCGCTCCTCCAGCCGCTCGGCCGCGACGGCTGGAGCGCCGTGCCGGCGGTTGAGTCCGGCCAGACGGTGCTCGCCACTCTCGCCTTCGACTCCGGCCGCACCGGCGTCTACGAGTTCACCTCTAATCAGTGGCACAACCCACTGCTGTCCCGCCGCGTGCTGGTGCGCGGCACCCTGGGGGAGATCGTCGACGACGCCGTCACCCGCTGGGTGCCCGACGCCGGGGCGGTGACCAGCCGGATCGAGTACCGGCGCACCGGGCGCGACCTGAACCTCGAGGGCAACGACCTGATCCACGCCAGCCTGGACGGGCGAGTGCTCTACCGCAACCCGTGGGTCGGCACGCGCATGAGCGAGGACGACCTCGCCGTCGCCACCATCCTTCAGGACACCGGCCTCTGGGTGCGGGAGGAGGGCCCGGCCCCCTACCCGCTGGCGCAGGCCTGCCAGGACCACCTGCTCTCCTGCGCCATCGATCAGGCCGCCGCCTCCGGCCGGGACGTGACCACCGACGTCGAGGACTGGGCCTAA
- a CDS encoding ATP-binding protein produces MAAREPTGKIDIDALAVAEPRQRGVLLAGAPETQWFERKSVRVDAKRLAAALIGMANAEGGMVAVGVSEGRIEGIDGETRKVNRLRRVPVDLIDPPLVLRVEEMPVERSDHTQDHVLVFLVEPSRHAHQRTDEEAFIRAGDSTITLSRTAWQELVYDREADAYEAQPAPVGLEGVDSARVDALRKVIGAEGDDLHVLRARSLVTPDDRLTVAGLLLVGVHPQRFLPQALVRVLRYQADETGVGSRQTMVADGDRRLEGTIPEMIEAAFSLVEEWAPRRRALGVDGKFGPVDVIPREAWMEAIVNAVIHRSYSMAGDHIRVSIFPHRIEVSSPGRFPGLVDPSRPLEIARYARNPRIARVCSDLGFAQELGEGIRRMVGQMRQAGLGDPVYRQTSTSVIVSLDAASRISTTVADRLGRPALDAMALLRSTGPLGTADIADAMGVTRQTALKRLKALEAEGLVMRTGRSPRDPRSTWVIPGA; encoded by the coding sequence ATGGCTGCGAGAGAGCCGACAGGCAAGATCGACATCGATGCGCTGGCGGTGGCAGAACCGCGGCAGCGCGGGGTGCTGCTCGCTGGTGCGCCGGAGACCCAATGGTTTGAACGCAAGTCGGTGCGCGTCGACGCCAAGCGGCTCGCTGCCGCGCTGATCGGCATGGCCAATGCCGAAGGCGGCATGGTGGCTGTGGGGGTCAGCGAGGGGCGGATTGAAGGTATTGACGGCGAGACCCGCAAGGTCAACCGACTGCGCCGGGTCCCGGTTGATCTCATCGATCCGCCACTCGTGCTCAGGGTGGAGGAGATGCCGGTCGAACGCTCCGACCACACGCAGGACCATGTCCTGGTGTTTCTGGTGGAGCCGAGTCGTCACGCCCATCAACGCACCGACGAGGAGGCCTTCATTCGGGCGGGTGACTCGACCATCACGCTGAGTCGGACAGCCTGGCAGGAACTCGTCTACGACCGTGAGGCCGATGCCTATGAGGCGCAGCCGGCTCCAGTCGGCCTCGAAGGTGTGGACTCGGCTCGTGTAGACGCACTTCGGAAGGTCATTGGCGCGGAAGGGGATGACCTGCACGTACTGCGCGCACGCTCTCTAGTAACTCCCGATGATCGATTGACGGTTGCCGGACTGCTCCTGGTGGGGGTGCACCCGCAGCGTTTCCTCCCGCAGGCACTCGTGCGCGTGCTGCGATACCAGGCCGATGAGACCGGTGTGGGATCACGCCAGACGATGGTTGCCGATGGTGATCGCCGCCTGGAGGGCACGATCCCGGAGATGATTGAAGCCGCCTTCTCCTTGGTCGAGGAGTGGGCTCCACGCCGTCGTGCACTCGGCGTAGATGGCAAATTCGGTCCGGTGGATGTCATTCCTCGCGAGGCGTGGATGGAGGCGATCGTCAACGCAGTCATCCACCGCTCGTACTCGATGGCTGGTGACCACATCCGGGTCTCGATCTTCCCACATCGTATTGAGGTCTCCTCGCCGGGCCGTTTCCCCGGACTGGTCGACCCGTCCCGACCGCTTGAGATCGCCAGATATGCGCGTAACCCGCGTATCGCGCGCGTCTGCTCGGACCTGGGATTCGCTCAGGAACTGGGTGAGGGGATTCGTCGCATGGTGGGGCAGATGCGCCAGGCAGGTCTCGGCGATCCGGTGTACCGGCAGACGTCGACGAGCGTAATAGTGAGTCTGGATGCCGCCTCGCGAATATCGACGACGGTTGCCGACCGGCTTGGCCGGCCCGCGCTCGATGCCATGGCGTTGCTGCGCAGCACCGGGCCGCTCGGTACTGCGGACATTGCTGACGCGATGGGTGTCACCCGCCAAACGGCGTTGAAGCGCCTCAAGGCTCTGGAGGCCGAGGGATTGGTGATGCGCACCGGTAGGTCGCCGCGAGACCCGCGATCTACGTGGGTCATCCCCGGGGCCTGA